A single genomic interval of Lathyrus oleraceus cultivar Zhongwan6 chromosome 7, CAAS_Psat_ZW6_1.0, whole genome shotgun sequence harbors:
- the LOC127106968 gene encoding protein CHROMATIN REMODELING 4 produces MKKEIKSSVPKMLNRNWVLKRKRRKLPVGLDQSSGKEQSNGKEDNSVASDSSRNASAKRMLKTEEGTSQYSSKKKGHDGYFYECVICDLGGNLLCCDSCPRTYHLQCLDPPLKRIPMGKWQCPSCFEENDQLKPLNNLDSISKRARTKTVPVKSKAGVNSLNLEKVSGIFGNKHISKKRSSKAKSISTMGGKLFGMKPLSSPVDATCSDKLTEPSHESCMEGTSSCVDADDKNLDLSPTVTPFDTMSGSPDKEVLSPSKISNLDTNDDLLEEKPSLSCDKIPFRKTLVLAITVGGEETRKRKLKVISDNANQKRRRTEKGKQFVIASIKSKSGNNKTHKKQKSKTQKISTSISKGDVGEKKSDAQQKVKKYSQAMKVASNEPEKIGSHLDGTLMHEDSTILESLQVDRVLGCRIQGENTNLVRHLSLKVGDDSPSDDLVMSENQTRLVEDNSACDNDVGIEIAEDLVDDPQNVKSSDEGRLKDTDRVENIHVYRRSTTKESKNGDLTNSLSKATDDLGSCVKDGTDQDDYAVSAELLEKENDKLETGENLNVVLRGDGNSELPKNCEMHDSLKTEPKGMGSSVDNKVQDAIRVEPACPNGERVSYEFLVKWVGKSHIHNSWISESHLKVIAKRKLENYKAKYGTATIDICEEQWKNPERLLAIRTSKHGVSEVYVKWAGNPYDECTWESLDEPVLQNSSHLITRFKMFEALTLERDASKENSTKKSSDRLNDVVSLVEQPKELKGGSLFPHQLEALNWLRKCWYKSKNVILADEMGLGKTISACAFISSLYFEFKVSRPCLVLVPLVTMGNWLAEFALWAPDVNVVQYHGCAKARAIIRQYEWHASDPSGLNKKTEAYKFNVLLTSYEMVLADYPHFRGVPWEVLVVDEGHRLKNSQSKLFSLLNSCSFQHRVLLTGTPLQNNLGEMYNLLNFLQPASFPSLSSFEERFNDLTSAEKVDELKKLVSPHMLRRLKKDAMQNIPPKTERMVPVELSSIQAEYYRAMLTKNYQVLRNIGKGIAPTSMLNIVMQLRKVCNHPYLIPGTEPDSGSVEFLHEMRIKASAKLTLLHSMLKILYREGHRVLIFSQMTKLLDILEDYLNIEFGPRTFERVDGSVSVADRQTAIARFNQDKSRFVFLLSTRSCGLGINLATADTVIIYDSDFNPHADIQAMNRAHRIGQSNRLLVYRLVVRASVEERILQLAKKKLMLDQLFKGKSGSQKEVEDILKWGTEELFNDSCGLNGKDTSENNNSNKDEAVADIEHKHRKRTGGLGDVYEDKCTESSSKILWDENAILKLLDRSNLQDGSTDIAEGDSENDMLGSMKAPEWNDEPTEEHVEGESPPHGTDDTCTQNSEKKEDNAVIGGEENEWDRLLRLRWEKYQSEEEAVLGRGKRQRKAVSYREAYAPHPIQAVSESGGEEEKAPEPEREYTPAGRALKTKFAKLRARQKERLAQRDAVKESHSAEGLPGTESLMHPPLIAKDGDLGAEPIHSVQEGTSINIEDNKNSLLSEAQNVNTDSLSRIEKLSKHKMRHPFNISVNNPGRSLPELLPSNYHNRGRINVTNSMPSNNLLPVLGLCAPNANQIESSEGNTSKLNWRQNRHGARQEFPFSLAPCTGTSMDAEARSKENAANTKLLDASTENLQQSFRNSIPDNFLPFLPFPPHVQGKESDAFESPSARFSAFQEKMALPKLPFDERLLARFPLTTKNNPNSHPELLPNLSLGGRLEALNGSMQDLPTLPNFKMPPEDLFRYNQQDRDVPPTLGLGQKPTSLSSFSEKHRKVLENIMMRTGSGPNSLLKKKAKSDGWSEDELDSLWIGVRRHGRGNWDAMLRDTKLKFSKYKTCEDLSVRWEEELVKVFQGPAFPVQRSSSKTTKSSKSSNFPISDAMMERALQGSKFILPPKFQNHLTDMKLGLGGPAASGLPHFRTMDRPSLQNDHFAPLPSWSHDMNRAKFLDDASAETTDRPGTSSNVLLTERPFLLNSFGTASLSSLGLNCSGNINIQQQEDERGNIKRGKLPVLPDESPNDARDCSINVVKGESTCSGLLSNPIIPDHMNSKGEEVAGSSSSKDKLPHWLRQAVSSPAKLPDPELPPTVSAIAHSVRMLYGDDKPTIPPFVIPGPPPSLPKDPRSSLKKKRKRKSHKPKLFLPDFCPDIHSSHHGDNGASSSTPLPPPFPLHPPTGPQQLESDLNLPPLNLKGANLSHLSKKTSSGLSPSPEVLQLVASCIAPGPHLESKLPLPTRPVGRAKFKDSEGGFRNKKPRQISPENWCSSEEHKVEQVPDSGDSSKTQSDPSRVEQPHGGEASSEGTVSDHAVRDQETEL; encoded by the exons ATGAAGAAGGAAATCAAATCATCTGTACCTAAAATGCTTAACAGGAACTGGGTTTTAAAGCGCAAGCGTAGAAAACTTCCTGTAGGACTGGATCAGTCCTCTGGTAAAGAGCAATCCAATGGTAAAGAAGATAATTCAGTAGCATCTGATTCTTCTAGGAATGCTTCAGCTAAACGTATGCTAAAGACTGAAGAAGGCACTTCTCAGTATTCATCTAAGAAGAAGGGACATGATGGG TATTTCTATGAATGCGTGATCTGTGATCTTGGTGGCAACTTATTGTGCTGTGATAGCTGTCCTCGCACTTATCATTTACAGTGTCTTGACCCTCCTCTTAAG CGCATCCCTATGGGGAAGTGGCAATGTCCAAGCTGCTTTGAAGAAAATGATCAATTAAAGCCCTTAAACAACCTGGATTCAATTTCAAAACGAGCGAGGACGAAGACTGTACCTGTAAAATCAAAAGCTGGAGTTAACTCCCTCAACCTGGAAAAGGTTTCTGGAATTTTCGGAAATAAGCATATCTCAAAAAAAAGGTCAAGCAAAGCAAAATCTATTTCAACTATGGGAGGGAAATTATTTGGAATGAAACCACTGTCTTCCCCAGTGGATGCAACTTGTAGCGACAAGCTAACGGAGCCATCTCATGAAAGTTGCATGGAAGGAACTTCATCATGCGTCGATGCTGATGACAAGAACTTGGACTTGTCCCCAACAGTCACCCCTTTTGACACGATGTCAGGTTCACCCGATAAGGAAGTTTTGTCGCCTTCTAAAATTTCTAATTTAGATACAAATGATGACCTGCTGGAGGAGAAGCCTAGTTTATCTTGTGATAAAATTCCTTTTAGAAAAACACTTGTTCTTGCTATTACTGTTGGTGGAGAGGAAACGCGGAAAAGGAAACTTAAAGTTATTAGTGATAATGCTAATCAAAAGAGGCGTAGGACTGAAAAGGGGAAACAATTTGTCATTGCTTCTATAAAGTCAAAGTCTGGAAATAATAAAACACACAAGAAGCAGAAGTCCAAAACACAGAAAATTTCCACATCTATATCAAAAGGGGATGTTGGAGAAAAGAAATCTGATGCCCAGCAGAAAGTTAAG AAGTACTCTCAGGCAATGAAAGTCGCGTCAAATGAGCCTGAGAAAATTGGAAGCCACTTGGACGGAACTTTAATGCATGAAGACAGTACTATTCTTGAATCTTTGCAG GTTGATCGAGTCTTAGGGTGTCGAATACAAGGTGAGAACACAAACTTAGTACGGCACTTATCCTTGAAAGTTGGGGATGATTCACCTTCCGACGATCTGGTAATGTCAGAAAACCAGACAAGGCTAGTAGAAGATAATTCTGCTTGTGATAATGATGTGGGTATTGAAATAGCTGAAGATCTTGTTGATGATCCTCAAAATGTCAAAAGTTCTGATGAAGGAAGGTTGAAAGACACCGATAGAGTGGAAAATATTCATGTATACAGGAGATCAACAACAAAGGAAAGTAAGAATGGTGATCTCACAAATTCCTTGAGTAAAGCCACTGATGATTTAGGCTCATGTGTTAAGGATGGTACAGATCAGGATGATTATGCTGTATCTGCTGAACTGTTGGAAAAGGAAAATGACAAGTTGGAGACGGGGGAGAATCTTAATGTTGTTTTAAGAGGGGACGGCAACAGTGAGCTTCCAAAAAATTGTGAAATGCACGATTCTCTTAAAACTGAACCAAAGGGAATGGGTAGCAGTGTTGATAATAAAGTTCAGGATGCTATTAGGGTTGAACCTGCATGTCCAAATGGAGAGAGAGTTTCCTATGAATTTTTAGTTAAGTGGGTAGGAAAGTCTCATATTCATAATAGTTGGATTTCTGAATCCCATTTAAAAGTTATTGCAAAGAGAAAGCTTGAAAATTATAAGGCAAAATATGGGACGGCTACAATAGATATTTGTGAAGAACAATGGAAGAATCCTGAGCGGTTGCTTGCTATTCGCACTTCCAAACATGGAGTATCTGAAGTATATGTTAAGTGGGCTGGAAATCCTTATGATGAGTGCACTTGGGAAAGTTTAGATGAACCAGTGCTTCAAAATTCTTCTCATTTGATTACACGCTTTAAAATGTTTGAAGCTCTCACATTGGAAAGGGATGCATCAAAGGAAAATTCAACTAAAAAAAGCAGTGACCGTCTAAACGATGTAGTTAGTCTTGTAGAGCAACCTAAAGAGCTAAAAGGGGGTTCTTTATTTCCCCATCAGCTTGAGGCTCTGAACTGGTTGCGAAAATGCTGGTATAAGTCCAAGAATGTGATACTTGCTGATGAGATGGGGCTTGGGAAAACAATATCTGCTTGTGCTTTTATTTCATCTTTGTATTTTGAATTCAAAGTTTCACGTCCTTGTTTGGTTCTGGTACCTCTTGTCACTATGGGCAATTGGCTCGCTGAGTTTGCGCTATGGGCTCCAGATGTGAATGTTGTTCAATATCATGGCTGTGCAAAAGCAAGAGCCATAATTCGACAGTATGAATGGCATGCAAGTGATCCAAGTGGACTGAATAAGAAAACAGAAGCCTATAAGTTTAATGTGCTTTTAACCTCATATGAAATGGTTCTTGCCGATTATCCTCATTTTCGGGGAGTTCCTTGGGAAGTTCTTGTGGTTGATGAGGGCCATCGACTGAAGAATTCACAAAGTAAGTTGTTCAGCTTGCTAAATTCATGCTCTTTTCAACATCGTGTTCTGTTGACAGGCACCCCTCTCCAGAACAACCTTGGTGAGATGTACAACTTGCTTAATTTCTTACAGCCAGCATCATTTCCTTCCCTCTCTTCATTTGAGGAGAGATTTAATGATCTTACGTCTGCAGAGAAAGTTGATGAATTGAAAAAACTAGTTTCTCCTCATATGCTCCGTAGACTTAAAAAGGATGCCATGCAAAATATTCCTCCCAAGACAGAAAGAATGGTTCCTGTTGAGTTGTCATCCATCCAAGCTGAATATTATCGGGCAATGCTTACAAAGAATTATCAAGTGTTGCGAAATATTGGGAAAGGTATTGCTCCGACATCCATGCTAAACATTGTGATGCAACTGAGGAAGGTCTGCAATCATCCATATCTCATACCAGGAACTGAGCCTGATTCTGGATCTGTTGAGTTCCTTCATGAAATGAGAATAAAGGCTTCGGCAAAGTTGACTCTTTTGCATTCTATGCTAAAGATTTTGTATAGGGAAGGTCATAGAGTTCTTATTTTCTCACAGATGACAAAACTTCTTGACATCCTGGAGGACTATTTGAACATAGAATTTGGGCCTAGAACATTTGAGAGAGTGGATGGCTCTGTGTCTGTAGCAGATCGTCAGACAGCAATTGCACGCTTCAACCAAGACAAAAGTCGATTTGTTTTCTTATTATCCACTCGGTCATGTGGACTTGGGATAAATTTGGCCACTGCTGACACTGTCATCATCTATGATTCTGATTTCAACCCTCATGCAGATATCCAAGCAATGAATCGAGCACACAGAATTGGGCAATCAAATAGACTTTTAGTATACCGACTTGTGGTTCGTGCCAGCGTTGAAGAGCGCATCTTGCAGCTTGCTAAAAAGAAATTGATGCTTGATCAGCTTTTTAAAGGTAAATCTGGGTCTCAAAAAGAGGTAGAAGATATTTTAAAATGGGGAACTGAAGAACTCTTCAATGATTCTTGTGGCCTGAATGGAAAAGATACAAGTGAGAATAATAATAGTAACAAagatgaggcagtagcagataTAGAACATAAGCATCGGAAGAGGACTGGTGGTCTTGGTGACGTATACGAGGATAAGTGTACAGAGAGCAGCAGCAAGATTTTGTGGGATGAAAATGCCATTTTAAAATTGCTTGATCGTTCTAACCTTCAAGATGGTTCAACAGACATTGCCGAAGGGGATTCTGAGAATGATATGCTGGGCTCAATGAAG GCCCCTGAGTGGAATGATGAACCGACTGAAGAACATGTAGAGGGTGAGTCCCCTCCTCATGGAACTGATGACACATGTACACAAAACTCTGAGAAGAAAGAGGATAATGCAGTGATTGGCGGTGAAGAAAATGAATGGGACCGACTATTGCGTTTGAG GTGGGAGAAATATCAGAGTGAGGAGGAAGCTGTTCTTGGTCGAGGGAAGCGACAGAGGAAAGCTGTTTCATATCGAGAAGCATATGCTCCACACCCAATCCAAGCAGTGAGTGAG AGTGGTGGTGAGGAGGAAAAAGCACCAGAACCTGAGCGCGAATACACACCAGCCGGACGGGCCCTGAAGACAAAATT TGCTAAACTCCGTGCTCGGCAGAAGGAACGACTTGCTCAGAGGGATGCAGTTAAAGAATCACATTCTGCTGAAGGACTTCCAGGTACTGAGTCACTCATGCATCCTCCATTGATAGCCAAAGATGGAGATCTAGGGGCTGAGCCGATACATTCAGTTCAAGAAGGAACTTCTATCAACATAGAGGACAACAAAAATAGTCTACTTTCAGAAGCTCAAAATGTTAACACTGACTCCTTATCAAGGATCGAAAAGCTTTCAAAACATAAAATGAGACATCCCTTCAATATTTCTGTCAATAATCCAGGCCGATCTTTACCCGAACTTTTGCCTTCAAACTACCACAACAGGGGGAGGATTAACGTGACAAACTCTATGCCAAGCAACAATTTGTTGCCCGTTCTAGGGCTCTGTGCTCCTAATGCTAATCAAATAGAATCATCAGAGGGTAACACTTCAAAGTTAAACTGGAGACAAAATAGGCACGGAGCCAGACAAGAGTTTCCATTCAGCCTCGCCCCTTGCACCGGGACATCCATGGATGCTGAGGCGAGAAGTAAGGAAAATGCAGCAAATACCAAACTGTTGGACGCATCAACAGAAAATTTACAACAAAGTTTCAGAAATAGCATCCCTGATAACTTTCTCCCGTTTCTTCCA TTTCCACCCCATGTGCAAGGAAAGGAATCTGATGCATTTGAAAGTCCAAGTGCTAGATTCTCTGCTTTCCAGGAGAAAATGGCCCTGCCAAAACTGCCTTTCGATGAAAGGTTGCTGGCGAGATTTCCACTCACAACAAAGAACAATCCAAATTCACATCCGGAGCTCTTACCTAATTTGTCGTTAGGAGGCAGACTTGAAGCTCTGAATGGATCTATGCAAGACCTCCCAACATTACCTAATTTTAAAATGCCCCCAGAAGATTTATTTAGATATAATCAGCAAGACAGGGATGTTCCGCCCACCTTGGGTTTAGGACAAAAGCCAACCTCACTATCATCATTCTCCGAAAAGCATCGGAAAGTTCTTGAAAACATAATGATGAGAACTGGGTCTGGACCAAATAGTTTATTGAAAAAGAAGGCAAAATCAGATGGTTGGTCTGAAGATGAACTTGATTCCCTCTGGATTGGTGTTCGCAGGCATGGAAGGGGTAATTGGGATGCCATGCTCAGAGATACCAAGTTAAAGTTTTCAAAGTATAAAACATGCGAAGATTTATCAGTGAGGTGGGAGGAGGAACTAGTAAAGGTCTTTCAGGGGCCAGCTTTTCCTGTGCAAAGATCATCTTCCAAGACAACCAAGTCTTCCAAATCTTCAAATTTTCCAATCTCTGATGCAATGATGGAAAGGGCCTTGCAAGGTAGCAAATTTATTTTACCGCCAAAATTCCAAAACCATCTGACTGACATGAAATTAGGATTAGGTGGTCCTGCTGCATCTGGTCTTCCACATTTTAGAACAATGGATCGACCTAGTCTGCAAAATGATCACTTTGCACCTCTTCCATCTTGGAGCCATGATATGAACAGAGCAAAATTTCTTGATGATGCTTCTGCCGAAACAACTGATAGACCAGGAACTTCGTCCAATGTGCTGCTGACAGAAAGACCATTTCTACTCAATTCTTTTGGAACAGCCAGCTTGAGTTCTTTAGGTTTGAATTGCTCAGGCAACATTAATATACAGCAACAGGAGGATGAGCGAGGAAACATCAAGCGTGGAAAGTTGCCTGTACTTCCGGATGAATCACCGAATGATGCGCGTGATTGTAGCATCAATGTAGTAAAAGGTGAATCTACTTGCTCAGGATTGTTATCCAACCCTATTATACCAGATCACATGAACTCGAAAGGGGAGGAAGTAGCTGGAAGTAGTTCTTCAAAAGACAAGCTTCCCCACTGGTTACGACAAGCTGTGAGTTCCCCTGCCAAACTTCCTGATCCCGAACTTCCTCCCACAGTATCGGCCATTGCTCATTCAGTACGCATGCTCTATGGAGATGATAAGCCTACAATTCCTCCATTTGTGATCCCTGGACCACCCCCGTCCTTACCGAAGGATCCCAGGAGTAGTCTCAAGAAGAAAAGGAAGAGAAAATCACACAAGCCCAAGCTGTTTCTTCCAGATTTTTGTCCGGATATTCACAGCAGCCACCATGGTGATAATGGTGCTTCAAGCTCAACTCCTCTCCCACCACCATTTCCTCTACATCCTCCGACAGGGCCTCAGCAGCTTGAATCCGACCTCAACTTGCCCCCTCTTAATTTAAAAGGGGCAAACCTATCACACTTATCGAAAAAGACAAGCTCGGGACTATCTCCTTCTCCTGAAGTGCTCCAGTTGGTTGCATCCTGTATTGCTCCTGGCCCTCATCTTGAGAGCAAGCTTCCATTGCCAACAAGGCCAGTTGGCAGAGCCAAATTCAAAGACTCAGAAGGTGGCTTCAGAAATAAGAAGCCGAGACAGATATCACCAGAAAATTGGTGTTCATCTGAAGAACATAAAGTAGAACAAGTCCCTGATAGTGGAGATTCCAGCAAGACTCAGTCAGATCCCTCCAGGGTTGAGCAGCCCCATGGAGGGGAAGCATCTTCTGAGGGAACTGTCTCAGATCATGCTGTGAGGGATCAGGAAACGGAACTGTAG